A window from Flavobacterium gyeonganense encodes these proteins:
- a CDS encoding DUF3098 domain-containing protein — MKNNYKEEPQSEPAKQEFLFDNINYKILLIGIGVIVLGFILMSGGGSKDPNVFNEEVFSFRRIRLAPTTVLIGFGITIYSIFKKSK, encoded by the coding sequence ATGAAAAACAATTATAAAGAAGAACCGCAATCAGAGCCAGCAAAACAGGAATTCCTTTTTGACAACATCAATTACAAAATCTTATTGATTGGAATCGGTGTTATCGTATTAGGTTTTATCTTAATGTCTGGAGGAGGAAGTAAGGACCCAAATGTTTTTAACGAAGAAGTTTTTAGCTTTAGACGTATCAGACTGGCTCCGACAACCGTATTGATTGGTTTTGGAATCACGATTTATTCTATCTTCAAAAAATCTAAATAG
- a CDS encoding undecaprenyl-diphosphate phosphatase, which produces MNTLQAIVLAIIEGITEFLPVSSTGHMIIASSFFGIAHEDFTKLFTIVIQLGAILSVVVLYFKRFFQTLDFYFKLLVAFIPAVVLGLLLSDFIDGLLENPVTVAISLLIGGLILLKVDEWFNNPNTAEKSQEITYLQALKIGLFQCLAMIPGVSRSGASIVGGMSQKLSRTTAAEFSFFLAVPTMLGATAKKCYDYYKDGFELSHDQINILIIGNVVAFIVALLAIKTFIGFLTKNGFKVFGYYRIIAGIILLLIHFFIHPLTII; this is translated from the coding sequence ATGAATACATTACAAGCTATTGTTCTTGCCATTATTGAAGGAATCACAGAATTTTTACCTGTTTCTTCAACTGGACACATGATTATTGCCTCTTCTTTTTTTGGAATTGCACACGAAGATTTCACAAAGCTTTTTACGATTGTTATTCAACTTGGCGCCATACTTTCTGTTGTGGTATTATATTTCAAGCGTTTCTTTCAGACACTTGATTTTTACTTTAAACTTTTAGTTGCTTTTATACCAGCTGTCGTTTTAGGATTATTATTAAGCGATTTTATTGATGGTTTATTAGAAAATCCGGTTACGGTTGCCATTTCACTTTTAATCGGTGGTTTGATATTATTGAAAGTTGATGAATGGTTTAATAATCCAAATACAGCTGAAAAATCTCAGGAAATCACCTATTTACAAGCTCTTAAAATTGGTTTATTTCAGTGTTTGGCCATGATTCCTGGAGTATCCCGAAGCGGCGCCAGTATTGTGGGCGGTATGTCACAAAAATTATCCCGAACAACTGCTGCCGAGTTTTCCTTTTTCCTTGCTGTTCCTACCATGTTGGGAGCAACCGCAAAAAAATGTTACGATTACTATAAAGATGGTTTTGAATTATCGCACGACCAAATCAATATCCTTATTATCGGAAATGTTGTGGCTTTTATTGTTGCGCTTTTGGCCATCAAAACGTTCATTGGTTTCTTAACTAAAAACGGTTTTAAAGTGTTTGGTTATTACCGAATCATTGCCGGGATCATTTTATTACTGATTCACTTTTTTATTCATCCGCTTACCATAATATAA